A genome region from Bacillaceae bacterium IKA-2 includes the following:
- a CDS encoding chromate transporter, with the protein MIFWDIFLAFFIPGIIGYGGGPASIPLIEHEVVHRFGWYTVDQFGEVLALGNALPGPIATKMAGFIGYEQAGISGAIVGVFATVAPSLILMIALLSLLMKFKDSPKVKAMTSLVKPTIAVLLGLLTFRFFDNAYEQIGLLQTGLLIVISYVLLEKVKVHPAYVIAAALLYGGIFLGS; encoded by the coding sequence ATGATTTTTTGGGATATTTTCTTAGCCTTTTTTATTCCTGGAATTATTGGCTACGGTGGTGGACCAGCCTCGATACCATTAATTGAACATGAAGTTGTTCACCGCTTTGGATGGTATACAGTAGATCAATTTGGAGAAGTTTTGGCATTAGGAAATGCCCTCCCTGGTCCGATTGCCACAAAAATGGCTGGCTTTATTGGATATGAACAAGCTGGTATTTCAGGAGCAATAGTTGGAGTATTTGCGACAGTTGCTCCATCGCTAATTTTAATGATTGCCCTTCTTAGTTTACTAATGAAATTTAAAGATTCACCAAAGGTTAAAGCAATGACCAGTCTTGTCAAACCAACGATTGCCGTTTTACTCGGCTTACTTACATTTCGATTTTTTGATAATGCCTACGAGCAAATAGGCTTACTCCAAACCGGACTTTTAATTGTGATTAGTTACGTACTCCTAGAAAAAGTAAAAGTACATCCAGCATACGTTATTGCCGCGGCGCTTCTTTACGGAGGGATATTCTTGGGATCCTGA
- the mutY gene encoding A/G-specific adenine glycosylase, whose translation MQLDNSTSILDFQKDLIGWFKGNQRNLPWRQDQDPYKVWVSEIMLQQTRVETVIPYFNRFIDKFPTIKALAEAEEGDVLKAWEGLGYYSRARNLQSAVREVHEKYNGQVPNSKAEISKLKGVGPYTSGAILSIAYERPEPAVDGNVMRGISRIFASFDDISKQTTRKKIEVIISKMISWSDPSSFNQGLMELGALICTPTSPTCSICPVQRHCQAFAQNIQDQLPVKAKKAKPKQKKLACAFIKNQESKVLIHQRPSTGLLANLWEFPNLEITIEKPIEEQLSEFLLTDFHFHTNVGEKIFHVEHLFSHLKWDVTIFQVELLSIEEMTKNNERTKWVSADEIKIYPFPVSHQKIITHCLNEFYNYNK comes from the coding sequence ATGCAACTAGATAACAGCACATCAATACTCGACTTTCAAAAAGATTTGATTGGTTGGTTTAAAGGTAATCAGCGCAATTTACCTTGGCGCCAAGATCAAGATCCATATAAAGTTTGGGTTTCTGAAATTATGCTCCAACAAACAAGAGTGGAAACGGTAATCCCTTATTTTAATCGCTTTATTGATAAATTTCCGACAATTAAAGCTCTTGCAGAAGCCGAGGAAGGAGATGTCCTTAAAGCTTGGGAAGGGTTGGGGTACTATTCCAGGGCTAGAAATCTCCAATCTGCTGTTCGTGAAGTTCATGAGAAGTACAACGGACAGGTGCCTAACTCAAAAGCAGAAATTTCAAAATTAAAAGGAGTTGGTCCGTATACTTCTGGAGCAATCCTAAGCATAGCCTATGAAAGACCAGAGCCGGCTGTTGATGGTAATGTGATGCGTGGTATTTCGAGAATTTTTGCTAGCTTTGATGATATAAGTAAACAAACGACACGGAAAAAAATTGAAGTGATTATTTCGAAAATGATAAGTTGGTCAGATCCATCTTCGTTTAATCAAGGTCTCATGGAATTAGGAGCGTTAATTTGTACCCCAACATCCCCAACATGCTCGATTTGCCCAGTTCAAAGACATTGTCAGGCATTTGCGCAAAATATTCAAGATCAATTACCTGTAAAAGCAAAAAAAGCAAAGCCAAAACAAAAAAAGCTTGCCTGTGCTTTTATAAAAAATCAAGAAAGTAAAGTTCTAATCCATCAACGACCGTCAACAGGATTATTAGCTAATTTATGGGAGTTTCCGAATCTAGAGATTACTATTGAAAAGCCAATCGAGGAGCAGTTAAGTGAGTTTCTACTGACCGATTTTCATTTTCACACAAATGTAGGTGAGAAGATATTTCATGTTGAACATCTATTTTCCCATTTAAAATGGGATGTGACAATATTTCAAGTAGAGTTACTGAGCATAGAAGAAATGACAAAGAATAATGAACGAACAAAATGGGTGTCAGCCGATGAAATAAAAATATATCCTTTTCCTGTTTCCCACCAAAAAATTATTACCCATTGCTTGAATGAATTTTATAATTACAACAAATAG
- a CDS encoding NADPH:quinone reductase: MKAVVYYTQGTSNVLETVELEKPTIKDTEMLVAVEASGINPVDTYFRSGLRPVAKFPHLPHFDLGGTVVEIGAEVKKWQIGDRVWGTSVKGTAAQFIVVEEEQVYPLPDHVTAVEGAALAMAFVTAHLGLFYRAQLKKNEKVVIFGGAGAVGHAAIQLAKTAGAFVIATAGNEEKAGLAKAAGADEVILYKEENLLEKVTAFTEGSGVDVILDVSLSENIEQDLQMIANGGRIITVGSPKNTTPELPWRLLNFKNATLLGLLLFTVPEKVQQEAGKEISKLFAEKKLTALVGKTFLFEEAALAHQAVETHQYNGSIVIIPS, encoded by the coding sequence TTGAAAGCTGTTGTTTATTATACACAAGGAACGTCCAATGTACTTGAAACTGTGGAACTAGAAAAACCAACGATTAAAGATACTGAAATGCTAGTCGCTGTTGAAGCTAGCGGCATTAATCCTGTCGATACATACTTTCGTTCAGGTTTACGTCCGGTAGCAAAGTTTCCACATCTTCCTCATTTTGATTTAGGAGGAACAGTTGTTGAAATAGGAGCAGAAGTGAAAAAATGGCAGATTGGTGATCGAGTTTGGGGAACTAGTGTCAAAGGTACAGCCGCTCAATTTATTGTTGTTGAAGAAGAACAAGTATATCCATTACCAGACCACGTTACCGCTGTTGAAGGCGCCGCCTTAGCAATGGCCTTTGTTACAGCGCACCTCGGTTTATTTTATCGAGCACAATTAAAGAAAAATGAGAAAGTCGTTATTTTTGGTGGAGCTGGTGCAGTTGGTCACGCCGCTATTCAATTAGCAAAAACAGCGGGAGCGTTTGTAATCGCCACAGCTGGAAATGAAGAAAAAGCTGGTCTAGCAAAAGCTGCTGGTGCCGATGAGGTTATCCTTTATAAAGAAGAAAACTTGTTAGAAAAAGTTACTGCCTTTACAGAAGGCAGTGGAGTCGATGTTATCCTAGATGTTTCATTAAGTGAAAATATCGAACAGGATTTACAGATGATTGCGAATGGTGGTCGGATTATTACCGTTGGCTCACCCAAAAATACTACACCTGAGCTACCATGGCGCTTATTAAACTTTAAAAATGCGACACTGCTTGGACTGCTCCTATTTACAGTTCCAGAAAAAGTGCAACAAGAAGCAGGAAAAGAAATCAGTAAACTTTTTGCAGAAAAGAAGCTAACCGCCCTTGTTGGGAAAACATTCCTTTTTGAAGAAGCGGCTTTAGCACATCAAGCAGTAGAAACTCATCAGTATAACGGAAGTATCGTGATTATTCCCTCATAG
- a CDS encoding YpzG family protein: MLVLKNSKDHRANYQDPFQSPRANPKHAHAQVNGETELSLHNYVLKIQTRKRA, from the coding sequence GTGCTTGTCTTGAAAAACAGTAAGGACCATCGTGCCAACTATCAAGATCCGTTCCAATCTCCACGTGCAAATCCAAAACATGCTCATGCGCAAGTAAATGGTGAAACTGAACTTAGCCTCCACAACTACGTTCTCAAAATCCAAACCCGTAAAAGAGCGTAG
- a CDS encoding metal-dependent hydrolase produces MDTATHIVMGIAIGSIATLDPVIANDPLLAKTVMVGAIVGSQAPDFDTILKLKNNAKYIRNHRGITHSIPAVLIWPILITAMISLFVPGINLFHLWLWTFIAVFLHVFVDIFNAYGTQALYPFKKKWIALGVIYIFDPFIFLGHIAAIIIWNFGAHQGYTFLGLYFILVFYYIWRFYARNQIFNKAMEHHPDATHVFISPSFNWRRWHVVIRTKKLMYVAQAIGEQINYLENYPFKPIPNVPIINASLKDENLAAFLSFSPSYRWELADLGDHHEVRFIDLRYRSKGHYPFVAIVKLDNDFNILSSYTGWIYSEETLKKKLEFTTE; encoded by the coding sequence ATGGATACCGCTACACATATTGTAATGGGTATAGCTATCGGATCAATTGCGACGTTAGATCCTGTTATAGCAAACGATCCACTTTTAGCAAAAACAGTCATGGTTGGTGCCATCGTTGGTTCACAGGCCCCCGATTTTGATACAATACTTAAACTAAAAAATAACGCTAAATATATTCGTAACCACCGAGGGATTACACATTCGATTCCAGCGGTTCTGATTTGGCCTATTTTAATTACCGCAATGATTTCTTTATTTGTTCCTGGAATAAACCTATTTCACCTTTGGTTATGGACTTTTATAGCGGTATTTTTACATGTATTCGTAGATATTTTTAACGCATATGGTACACAAGCGCTTTATCCATTTAAAAAGAAATGGATCGCTTTAGGGGTTATTTATATTTTTGACCCATTTATTTTTTTAGGTCATATTGCTGCTATCATTATTTGGAATTTTGGCGCCCATCAAGGCTATACATTTTTAGGATTGTATTTCATTTTAGTTTTTTATTATATTTGGAGGTTCTACGCGAGAAATCAAATCTTTAATAAAGCGATGGAACATCATCCTGATGCTACTCATGTTTTTATATCACCTTCGTTTAATTGGCGCAGATGGCACGTTGTGATTAGAACGAAAAAATTAATGTATGTAGCTCAAGCGATTGGCGAACAAATCAACTACTTAGAAAATTATCCCTTTAAACCGATTCCGAATGTTCCAATTATAAATGCTTCTTTAAAAGATGAAAATTTAGCAGCTTTTTTATCATTTTCACCTTCATACCGATGGGAACTAGCTGATCTCGGTGATCATCATGAGGTTCGGTTTATTGACCTCCGCTACCGCAGCAAAGGTCATTATCCATTTGTTGCAATCGTAAAGCTTGATAATGATTTCAATATATTAAGTTCATACACAGGATGGATCTATAGCGAAGAAACTCTTAAGAAAAAGCTAGAATTTACCACTGAGTAA
- the sspK gene encoding small, acid-soluble spore protein K: protein MRNKGKDFPNRISFDGEPRAKEEYSSKRADGTNRDHPQERMMNSNQNRK, encoded by the coding sequence TTGCGTAATAAAGGAAAAGATTTTCCGAATCGAATATCTTTTGATGGCGAGCCGCGAGCAAAGGAAGAATATTCTTCTAAAAGAGCCGATGGCACAAATAGAGATCATCCTCAAGAAAGAATGATGAATTCTAACCAAAATCGAAAGTAA
- the ggt gene encoding gamma-glutamyltransferase gives MFKYDALHNPYPSQRMTTYAQKGMVATSQPLAAQAGLDILKKGGNAIDAAIATAACLTVVEPTSNGIGSDAFALVWTKGKLHGLNASGPAPQSISIEKVKERGYEEIPKFGWIPVTVPGTPAAWVELSEKFGKLPLTEVLKPAIDYAENGYPLSPILSFYWERAYEVFKKQLKGDEFKHWFETFTPDGRAPKVGEIWKSPGHANTLKLIAETKGKAFYEGELAEKIAAFSKKYDGFIRKEDLAAFKPEWVEPIKVSYRGYDVWEIPPNGQGLVALLALNIAEGFQFSDRDTVSTYHRQIEAMKLAFSDGLKYITEEDKMGLKASELLSKEYANERRRLITDEALTPSAGEPPKGGTVYLATADNEGNMVSFIQSNYMGFGSGLVVPGTGIALQNRGHNFSLDESHANHLEPGKRTFHTIIPGFITKGDQPVGPFGVMGGFMQPQGHMQVVMNAIDFNLNPQAALDAPRWQWLKGKAVLLENTVPNFIAQDLARMGHQIQVAHNRGEFGRGQIIWRDPTTGVLAGGTESRTDGSIAAW, from the coding sequence ATGTTTAAATATGATGCTTTACATAATCCGTATCCGTCACAAAGGATGACGACCTATGCCCAAAAAGGGATGGTCGCTACATCACAGCCGCTAGCGGCTCAAGCAGGCTTAGATATTTTGAAAAAAGGTGGCAACGCCATTGATGCTGCGATCGCGACAGCTGCATGCTTAACGGTTGTGGAGCCGACATCAAATGGAATTGGTAGCGACGCATTTGCTCTCGTTTGGACAAAAGGAAAATTACATGGTCTAAACGCTAGTGGTCCTGCCCCACAATCCATTTCTATTGAAAAAGTAAAAGAAAGAGGATACGAGGAAATACCTAAGTTTGGTTGGATTCCAGTAACGGTTCCAGGTACACCGGCAGCTTGGGTCGAATTATCAGAAAAATTTGGAAAACTACCATTAACAGAAGTTTTAAAACCGGCAATTGATTATGCCGAAAATGGTTATCCATTGTCGCCGATCTTAAGTTTTTATTGGGAGCGTGCTTATGAAGTCTTTAAAAAGCAATTAAAGGGCGACGAATTTAAGCATTGGTTTGAAACGTTTACTCCAGATGGAAGAGCTCCTAAAGTAGGTGAAATTTGGAAATCGCCTGGTCATGCTAATACCTTAAAACTTATTGCAGAAACGAAAGGTAAGGCATTTTATGAGGGAGAACTTGCAGAAAAAATTGCTGCATTTTCAAAGAAATATGATGGGTTTATTAGAAAAGAAGATTTAGCGGCGTTCAAACCTGAGTGGGTTGAGCCAATTAAAGTTTCTTATCGTGGCTACGACGTTTGGGAAATCCCGCCAAACGGTCAAGGCTTAGTTGCACTACTTGCTTTAAACATTGCTGAAGGTTTTCAGTTCAGTGATCGTGATACTGTCTCAACGTATCATCGGCAAATTGAAGCGATGAAATTAGCGTTCAGTGATGGCTTAAAGTACATTACTGAAGAAGATAAAATGGGTCTTAAAGCCAGTGAGCTGTTGTCAAAGGAATATGCAAATGAGCGTCGGAGACTGATTACAGATGAGGCATTAACTCCTAGCGCTGGAGAACCACCAAAAGGAGGTACCGTCTATTTAGCGACCGCTGACAATGAAGGTAATATGGTCTCATTTATTCAAAGCAACTATATGGGATTCGGCTCGGGGTTAGTTGTACCAGGCACAGGTATCGCATTACAAAATCGAGGTCATAATTTTTCATTAGATGAAAGCCATGCTAATCATCTTGAGCCAGGAAAGCGTACGTTCCATACAATTATCCCAGGATTTATAACAAAGGGAGATCAACCTGTAGGCCCGTTTGGTGTAATGGGTGGATTTATGCAACCACAAGGTCATATGCAAGTTGTCATGAACGCAATTGATTTTAATTTAAACCCACAAGCAGCTCTAGATGCTCCGCGTTGGCAATGGCTGAAGGGCAAAGCAGTTCTGCTTGAGAATACTGTACCAAACTTTATTGCTCAAGACTTGGCACGGATGGGTCACCAAATTCAAGTTGCTCATAACCGGGGTGAATTCGGAAGAGGACAAATCATTTGGCGAGACCCAACTACTGGTGTCCTAGCTGGTGGAACAGAATCAAGAACAGACGGATCAATTGCAGCGTGGTAG
- a CDS encoding YfhH family protein — MEVFLVEKRFSEMKEFEIRHQIIKFNDKAIKAEQMGMVNELAVYERKISLAKSYLLNPADFKAGETYELNDGEASLFKISYMNGVFAWGYRNSNETEEEAFPIAILVKKIH, encoded by the coding sequence ATGGAGGTTTTTTTAGTGGAAAAGCGCTTTAGTGAAATGAAAGAATTTGAAATCCGGCATCAAATTATAAAATTTAATGATAAAGCGATAAAAGCAGAGCAAATGGGAATGGTCAATGAACTTGCTGTATATGAACGAAAAATTTCTTTAGCAAAATCATATTTGTTAAATCCTGCTGATTTTAAAGCTGGTGAAACTTATGAATTGAACGACGGTGAAGCTTCTTTGTTTAAAATTTCATACATGAATGGTGTCTTTGCATGGGGATATCGGAATAGTAATGAAACAGAAGAGGAAGCCTTTCCAATCGCGATACTAGTTAAGAAAATACATTAA
- a CDS encoding LL-diaminopimelate aminotransferase: MNMINSSKRVGLLSTGIFNQLLLYKQEQLALGHDIIDLSIGSPDLTPPPFVTEELARCVGNKDLYGYAINSTWQFQEAVINYYQRKFNITVKTDDILQLMGSQDGLAHLALAYLNPGDVVIVPDPGYPIYSASVNVAGGELYHLQLNEETNFLPILENIPDDICDKAKILIVGYPGNPIPVVADKKFFIKLVEFGKKHQILIVHDFAYCELLFDERRPLSIFSVPGADEVAIEFNSLSKSYNIAGSRIGYLVGNSKLLKPLAILKSHFDYGVFLPIQYAAVKALNDGDEFLEAQRKTYQKRRDVFIMELAKYGWNVQTPDGGMFIWAKIPKRYKSFDFTIAAIRNGVLVTPGDAFGPNGEGFVRIALVQNEVNLIEAARRLAGLN; encoded by the coding sequence ATGAATATGATTAACTCCTCAAAAAGAGTAGGTCTTCTTTCAACAGGTATTTTCAATCAATTACTTTTATATAAACAAGAACAACTTGCATTAGGTCATGACATAATTGATTTAAGTATTGGTAGCCCGGATTTAACTCCACCTCCTTTCGTTACTGAAGAACTTGCTAGGTGTGTCGGTAACAAAGATTTATATGGCTATGCCATTAATAGCACATGGCAGTTTCAAGAAGCAGTTATTAATTATTATCAGCGGAAATTTAATATAACTGTCAAAACTGACGATATCCTTCAATTAATGGGCTCCCAAGACGGGTTAGCCCACTTGGCGTTAGCTTATTTAAATCCTGGTGATGTTGTCATTGTACCTGATCCAGGCTATCCAATTTATTCAGCAAGTGTAAATGTTGCAGGTGGTGAGCTTTATCATTTACAATTAAATGAAGAAACAAATTTTTTACCAATTTTAGAAAATATCCCCGACGATATATGTGATAAAGCAAAAATACTTATTGTAGGATATCCAGGAAATCCAATTCCTGTTGTGGCCGATAAAAAATTTTTTATTAAGTTGGTTGAGTTTGGCAAAAAACATCAAATTTTAATTGTTCATGATTTTGCTTATTGTGAATTATTATTTGACGAAAGAAGACCCTTAAGTATTTTCTCCGTGCCTGGTGCTGATGAAGTGGCGATTGAATTTAACTCTTTATCAAAAAGTTATAATATTGCCGGTAGTCGGATTGGCTATCTTGTCGGAAATTCCAAGCTACTAAAACCATTAGCTATTTTAAAGTCCCATTTTGATTATGGTGTATTTTTGCCAATCCAATATGCAGCTGTGAAAGCATTAAATGATGGTGACGAATTTCTAGAAGCACAGAGAAAGACGTATCAAAAACGCCGTGATGTTTTTATTATGGAATTAGCTAAATATGGTTGGAACGTCCAGACACCTGATGGCGGCATGTTTATTTGGGCAAAAATTCCTAAAAGATACAAATCCTTTGATTTTACAATAGCGGCAATTAGAAATGGGGTTCTTGTTACACCTGGGGACGCCTTTGGGCCAAATGGAGAAGGCTTTGTGCGGATTGCTCTTGTCCAAAATGAAGTTAACTTAATAGAAGCAGCCCGGCGCTTAGCCGGTTTAAATTAA
- a CDS encoding SDR family oxidoreductase → MHLQLENKVVLVTGASKGIGKAIAKAFKQEGAIVAIVARSKKDLNDVKLELDLDACYQADLSLSEDRDAIFKSLVNDFGQIDILVNNVGGSNGGATVETDLNLFEEAMNLNYFSAVHFSKLAVTNMKMRGQGTIINISSIFGRESGGKPTYNSAKAALISFTKSLADEVIKDGIRVNGVAPGSILHPTGNWQKRLQENPQKINAFVEHEIPAGRFGGVEEVANVVLFLASEKASWVVGATVNVDGGQSKSNF, encoded by the coding sequence ATGCATTTACAATTAGAAAACAAAGTAGTTTTAGTCACAGGTGCCTCAAAAGGAATTGGGAAAGCGATTGCAAAAGCTTTTAAACAAGAGGGAGCAATAGTCGCAATAGTGGCTAGGTCGAAGAAAGATTTAAATGATGTGAAATTAGAACTTGATTTAGACGCTTGTTATCAAGCTGATTTAAGTTTAAGTGAAGATCGCGATGCTATTTTTAAAAGTTTAGTGAATGATTTTGGTCAAATTGATATATTAGTTAATAATGTAGGTGGTAGTAACGGTGGCGCAACAGTTGAAACTGATTTAAACCTTTTTGAAGAAGCTATGAACTTAAATTATTTTTCAGCAGTTCATTTTAGCAAGCTTGCGGTTACTAATATGAAAATGAGGGGTCAAGGTACAATCATTAATATTTCTTCGATTTTCGGTCGAGAATCAGGGGGTAAGCCGACTTATAACAGTGCAAAAGCGGCGCTGATTTCGTTCACAAAGTCATTAGCAGATGAAGTTATTAAAGATGGAATTAGAGTTAATGGTGTGGCACCAGGTTCAATTCTTCATCCGACAGGAAATTGGCAAAAGCGGCTTCAAGAAAACCCCCAAAAAATAAATGCATTTGTAGAGCATGAAATTCCGGCAGGAAGATTTGGAGGAGTTGAAGAAGTAGCAAACGTCGTTTTATTTCTCGCTTCTGAAAAAGCATCTTGGGTTGTCGGAGCAACCGTTAATGTTGATGGCGGTCAGTCCAAATCAAATTTCTGA
- a CDS encoding chromate transporter encodes MKQYHLFIAFFRVGMLGYGGGPASIPLVHKEVVEKYKWLNNDEFSDVLAIGNALPGPIATKIAGYIGYRVGGYLGMVNAILASIVPTILLMIIILGSLASYKDQPWVQGMTMAVVPVVGVMMALLTWQFFNNSRKSLGWLSSVVLMIASFVMIGILSIHPGFIIVALLLFALTRTSKSKKAGEQS; translated from the coding sequence ATGAAGCAATATCATTTATTTATCGCTTTCTTTCGCGTCGGAATGCTGGGCTATGGTGGTGGTCCAGCTTCAATTCCTTTAGTCCACAAAGAAGTCGTTGAAAAATATAAGTGGCTTAATAACGATGAGTTTAGCGATGTATTAGCGATTGGAAATGCGTTACCAGGACCAATAGCCACAAAAATTGCTGGTTATATTGGTTATCGTGTTGGTGGTTATTTAGGGATGGTTAATGCGATACTCGCAAGTATTGTGCCAACGATCTTGCTAATGATTATTATTTTAGGCTCGTTAGCATCGTATAAAGACCAACCTTGGGTTCAAGGAATGACAATGGCTGTTGTGCCTGTTGTCGGTGTCATGATGGCATTGCTTACATGGCAATTTTTCAATAATTCAAGAAAAAGTTTGGGCTGGTTAAGTAGTGTTGTTTTAATGATCGCCTCATTTGTTATGATTGGAATTTTAAGTATTCATCCTGGATTTATTATTGTTGCGCTATTACTATTTGCCTTAACAAGAACGAGTAAATCAAAGAAAGCGGGTGAACAAAGTTGA